The following are encoded together in the Adhaeribacter arboris genome:
- a CDS encoding AraC family transcriptional regulator, giving the protein MHPLYLKKNTKSFEQSFQMQHARVPHTYDTWHCHQELELNAIIKGTGTRFIGDHVGAFSDGDMVLVGSNLPHVWKNDKEYYQGQDTLYAELMNFFFLEDFAGKELFQLPELQPIQNLLQRASQGIRIYGKTSETIQRKMKKIFRLTAGERVITLMQILNIIAHSDEVELLASPGFINSYQANNTSRINKVYDFIMNNFLEEITLEQVAEVASMNVTAFCRYFKRVTKKSFVQFLNEIRIGYACKLLLDEKLTVSQICYESGFNNLSNFNKHFKAATKHTPQHYKLQHQSSVGNKGLS; this is encoded by the coding sequence ATGCATCCGCTTTATTTAAAGAAGAATACTAAAAGCTTTGAGCAATCTTTCCAGATGCAACATGCCCGGGTACCGCATACCTACGATACCTGGCATTGCCACCAGGAATTGGAGCTAAATGCCATTATTAAAGGAACTGGTACCCGCTTTATCGGCGACCACGTGGGTGCTTTTTCGGATGGTGATATGGTTCTGGTGGGTTCCAATTTGCCGCATGTCTGGAAGAACGACAAAGAATATTACCAGGGGCAAGATACTTTGTACGCGGAACTAATGAATTTCTTTTTTCTGGAGGATTTTGCGGGCAAAGAATTGTTTCAGTTACCCGAACTCCAACCCATCCAAAATTTGTTACAGCGAGCCAGCCAGGGGATTCGGATTTATGGAAAAACCAGCGAAACCATCCAGCGCAAAATGAAAAAAATATTCCGGCTAACCGCTGGGGAAAGGGTAATAACCTTGATGCAAATATTGAATATTATTGCTCACTCCGATGAGGTGGAATTATTAGCCAGTCCCGGATTTATAAATTCTTACCAGGCGAATAATACTAGCCGTATTAACAAGGTGTATGATTTTATCATGAACAATTTTCTGGAAGAGATTACCCTCGAGCAAGTCGCCGAGGTAGCTAGCATGAACGTAACGGCTTTTTGCCGGTATTTTAAACGGGTTACTAAAAAATCATTTGTACAGTTCTTAAACGAAATCCGGATTGGCTACGCCTGTAAATTGTTGCTGGATGAAAAATTAACGGTTTCCCAAATTTGCTACGAATCCGGGTTTAATAACTTATCTAACTTTAATAAGCATTTCAAAGCTGCGACCAAACATACCCCGCAGCATTATAAATTGCAGCACCAGAGCAGCGTTGGTAATAAGGGCCTGTCTTGA
- a CDS encoding site-specific integrase, with amino-acid sequence MTLNYYLDKPKSEEQTAIYLFLRTGKETIKLKTGQYIYPKHWNTKPDKNGYHVKRSYTGSPEFNGWLDNLMKEVHLLYNNLTQGNKSVALQELKEAVKNIFEKKAPAEEADLFEHFRKYIETNKSERAKGTVARYNVFLRHLEDFSSKYRYKVSFETINLHFFDLFKTYLVQDLKHTDNTLWVDFAALKTFMGWSFERGLHQNLTYKKFKAPQKDVEIIYLTENELMTLYQVELPLGSKLDKVRDVFCFGCFTGQRYSDIANLKRKDIKDERWTVRAVKTDNTHYVPLNSFALSILNKYQLALRPLPVMSNQKTNEYLKELGKLVGIDEPTSLTKRRGNEKLTNTQPKYEFISTHTARRTFITLSLEKGMRPEVVMRISGHSNYSTFKKYIKISEKVAEVEMNSIWQMPVAMKVVS; translated from the coding sequence ATGACCCTCAACTACTATCTGGATAAACCTAAATCCGAGGAACAGACTGCTATTTACTTATTTCTTCGGACGGGAAAAGAAACCATTAAACTAAAGACCGGACAGTACATCTATCCCAAACATTGGAATACCAAACCTGATAAGAACGGGTATCACGTGAAGCGTTCCTATACGGGTAGCCCTGAGTTTAACGGCTGGTTAGATAACCTGATGAAGGAGGTACATCTTCTTTATAATAACCTTACCCAAGGTAATAAATCAGTGGCACTGCAGGAATTGAAAGAAGCAGTGAAAAATATCTTTGAAAAGAAGGCTCCAGCTGAGGAGGCAGATTTATTTGAACACTTCCGGAAATATATTGAGACCAATAAGAGTGAGCGGGCGAAAGGTACAGTAGCCAGGTATAACGTGTTTCTAAGGCACTTAGAGGACTTTAGCAGCAAGTACCGCTATAAGGTTAGTTTTGAAACCATCAACTTGCATTTCTTTGACTTGTTCAAAACCTACCTAGTTCAAGATCTTAAGCATACGGATAATACGCTCTGGGTAGATTTTGCGGCGCTGAAAACTTTTATGGGATGGTCCTTTGAACGGGGCTTACATCAAAATCTCACTTATAAGAAATTCAAGGCACCCCAGAAAGATGTAGAAATCATCTATCTAACAGAAAATGAACTGATGACTCTCTACCAGGTAGAACTTCCATTAGGAAGTAAGCTGGACAAGGTTCGGGATGTTTTCTGCTTTGGCTGCTTTACCGGTCAGCGTTACTCGGATATTGCTAACCTCAAGCGAAAAGATATTAAAGATGAGCGGTGGACAGTACGTGCCGTAAAAACGGATAATACCCACTATGTCCCGCTGAATTCTTTCGCACTATCTATATTGAATAAATACCAACTCGCACTCAGGCCCTTGCCGGTAATGTCGAATCAAAAGACAAATGAGTACTTAAAAGAGCTAGGAAAGCTGGTTGGAATCGATGAGCCCACCAGTCTGACCAAGCGGCGAGGAAATGAGAAGCTAACGAATACACAACCTAAGTACGAGTTTATCAGCACGCACACAGCCAGGCGCACCTTTATTACTCTATCTTTGGAAAAAGGAATGCGACCGGAGGTAGTCATGCGAATCTCAGGACATTCCAATTATTCTACGTTTAAAAAGTACATTAAGATTAGTGAGAAAGTAGCCGAAGTGGAAATGAATAGTATCTGGCAAATGCCAGTAGCCATGAAGGTAGTGTCTTAA
- a CDS encoding helix-turn-helix domain-containing protein: MKKEFLKEFIFKTQLLTEEEINLIADCFVHKLLKQVPSLATNPDRTVEEPIKMREVCRLLQISDTTARSWMAKGTLSFHRIGSRVFFYKSQVLSSLEQPLTSRKEGKKWKA, encoded by the coding sequence ATGAAAAAGGAGTTTTTAAAAGAGTTTATATTTAAAACTCAGCTACTCACCGAGGAGGAAATTAACCTAATAGCTGATTGTTTTGTTCATAAATTACTAAAGCAGGTTCCATCTTTAGCTACTAATCCGGATAGAACAGTAGAGGAGCCTATCAAAATGCGGGAGGTCTGCCGTTTATTACAGATTTCCGATACTACCGCCCGCTCTTGGATGGCCAAAGGAACCTTGTCTTTTCATCGTATAGGTTCTCGCGTCTTCTTCTATAAGAGTCAGGTACTTTCAAGCCTAGAGCAACCACTTACTAGCAGGAAGGAGGGAAAGAAATGGAAAGCTTAA
- a CDS encoding BT4734/BF3469 family protein translates to MESLNFPSNHGGLSSHPNFFFSHLKEEACCQYEFLNLVDKVGEENALAIVNEHQQFLNQNCNATDNPMVKCPLLKSYELQVNTPATGFKTKVPVSQQVCSVFYPLKTKLYRPRFSYLSEIAEQIKGPNFAAKTKQLGSITDEVERKQFEEDNFYRATFSGAYAELDESKLLKTSGLICISLDQCGKRLDKFRSLVNAEPLTVMSFKSADGDGLRVLFQITPYISTQSDYYKAYSILLRELCGLPWRIDFKVTKMSQACYLPHDPEVYVHPNLSAL, encoded by the coding sequence ATGGAAAGCTTAAACTTCCCCTCGAACCATGGCGGTCTTTCATCTCACCCAAACTTTTTCTTTAGTCATTTAAAAGAAGAAGCTTGTTGCCAATATGAGTTTTTAAACTTAGTTGATAAAGTAGGAGAAGAAAACGCTCTAGCCATAGTAAACGAGCACCAACAGTTCCTCAACCAAAATTGTAATGCTACGGACAATCCTATGGTTAAGTGCCCCCTTCTAAAAAGTTATGAATTGCAAGTCAATACGCCAGCAACAGGCTTCAAAACTAAGGTGCCGGTATCCCAGCAGGTTTGCAGCGTGTTTTATCCTCTAAAGACAAAGCTGTACCGCCCTAGATTTTCATACCTGAGCGAGATTGCCGAACAGATTAAAGGACCTAATTTTGCAGCTAAAACGAAACAATTAGGGTCTATAACGGATGAAGTGGAACGAAAGCAGTTTGAGGAGGATAATTTTTATAGGGCTACCTTCTCCGGGGCTTATGCTGAATTGGACGAAAGTAAGCTACTCAAAACCTCAGGCCTTATTTGTATTAGCTTAGACCAATGTGGTAAGCGACTGGATAAATTCCGTTCATTGGTTAATGCAGAACCTCTCACCGTGATGAGCTTTAAAAGTGCGGATGGGGATGGTTTGCGAGTGTTGTTTCAAATAACTCCATATATCAGCACCCAATCCGATTACTACAAAGCATATTCTATCTTGTTGAGGGAACTATGCGGTTTACCTTGGAGGATCGATTTCAAAGTGACGAAGATGAGCCAAGCCTGTTACCTGCCCCATGATCCCGAAGTATATGTCCATCCTAACCTGAGTGCATTATGA